Proteins found in one Miscanthus floridulus cultivar M001 chromosome 4, ASM1932011v1, whole genome shotgun sequence genomic segment:
- the LOC136549849 gene encoding dicer-like protein 4 — translation MEPSRKHTSSGVPVKEEVESEDGNDLLAKRRRTEVSEQQIEVFGMENKAPAALPVEDSTGKDPMDVLNSCAVQNSGQANGCSNESVCSRLLKICKAIGWKEPAYDFEEQGPQHSKIFKCKVTVHLDGLLNTVTECFSEAKPRKKAA, via the exons ATGGAGCCTTCCAGGAAGCATACGTCCAGTGGCGTGCCAGTCAAGGAGGAAGTGGAGTCAGAAGATGGAAAT GATTTGTTAGCCAAGCGCAGAAGGACTGAAGTTTCGGAACAGCAAATTGAAGTCTTTGGCATGGAGAACAAAGCGCCAGCCGCTCTTCCAGTTGAAGATTCTACTGGCAAGGATCCCATGGATGTGCTCAATAGTTGTGCAGTACAGAACTCTGGTCAAGCAAATGGTTGCA GTAACGAATCGGTATGCTCGAGACTGTTGAAAATATGCAAGGCAATTGGCTGGAAAGAACCAGCATATGACTTTGAAGAACAAGGACCTCAACATAGCAAAAT ATTCAAGTGCAAGGTGACTGTCCACTTGGATGGACTGCTCAACACCGTTACGGAGTGTTTCAGCGAAGCCAAACCTAGGAAGAAAGCCGCATGA
- the LOC136548673 gene encoding uncharacterized protein, with the protein MATLCIRSTDCLAGRASFGAHRGVRAAPALAPRLPMQQRSQHGSQTLATASPPHVALNSRSARGRANGQQRRRRSPPASGPGSPPHKGVMENIVILRRGQAVPEKAETDALAGKDADAGVAAAARRGEREKVDESVAAAKQSSEEAEKCEAVAAVDQRAAPEEAPETAVAADNMGTETKEAEEPVVATNQSGAETTMEENEPEATASQSGAQAETAEPVAAVDQRGPDTREKEEDAAEHRGADAMKSEPAPDPPAGEGGGGRAGVLGCVVRT; encoded by the exons ATGGCAACGTTGTGCATCCGTTCCACGGACTGCCTCGCTGGCCGCGCCTCCTTCGGTGCCCACCGCGGGGTGCGCGCGGCGCCTGCGCTCGCTCCTCGTTTGCCAATGCAGCAGCGAAGCCAGCACGGAAGTCAGACTCTAGCCACGGCTTCTCCGCCTCATGTGGCCCTCAATTCGCGGTCGGCGCGTGGACGGGCGAACGGGCAGCAGCGCAGGCGCCGGTCTCCCCCGGCGTCCGGGCCCGGCTCGCCACCGCACAAGGGCGTCATGGAGAACATCGTGATCTTGCGCAGGGGCCAG GCGGTGCCGGAGAAGGCCGAGACTGATGCGCTGGCGGGGAAGGATGCGGATGCGGGTGTGGCGGCCGCAGCGCGCCGCGGGGAGCGGGAGAAGGTGGATGAGTCCGTGGCGGCCGCGAAGCAGAGCAGCGAAGAGGCTGAGAAGTGCGAGGCTGTCGCGGCGGTGGACCAACGCGCCGCGCCGGAGGAGGCGCCCGAGACTGCGGTGGCCGCGGACAACATGGGAACGGAGACGAAGGAGGCAGAAGAACCCGTGGTGGCCACGAACCAGAGCGGAGCGGAGACGACGATGGAGGAGAACGAACCTGAGGCGACCGCGAGCCAGAGCGGCGCGCAGGCGGAGACCGCCGAGCCGGTAGCGGCCGTGGACCAGCGTGGTCCCGACACGCGTGAGAAGGAGGAGGACGCTGCAGAGCACCGCGGCGCCGATGCCATGAAGTCAGAACCCGCACCAGACCCTCCCGCTGgcgaaggaggaggaggccgagcAGGCGTACTCGGGTGCGTCGTTCGCACCTGA